A single Polynucleobacter acidiphobus DNA region contains:
- a CDS encoding 4a-hydroxytetrahydrobiopterin dehydratase codes for MASLLSSDERLALATDLAQWSMVANRDAITRSYQFKDFKEAFAFMTQCALMAEQMNHHPEWFNVWNRVEVTLSTHDAGGLTKLDLDLARSMDRYANALLAK; via the coding sequence ATGGCAAGCCTTCTTAGTTCAGACGAGCGCTTGGCTCTAGCTACTGATTTGGCGCAATGGTCGATGGTGGCCAATCGAGATGCCATCACCCGTTCGTATCAGTTTAAGGATTTCAAGGAAGCCTTTGCATTCATGACTCAATGCGCGTTGATGGCTGAGCAAATGAATCATCATCCCGAGTGGTTTAATGTTTGGAATCGGGTTGAGGTTACGCTCTCGACCCATGACGCAGGCGGTCTCACAAAACTTGATTTGGATTTGGCGCGATCCATGGATCGATACGCCAATGCTCTCTTAGCAAAATAA
- a CDS encoding TIGR01244 family sulfur transferase, protein MSVHISCHNPNFGTAGQIEPTDVAQIAKQGYKSIINNRPDGEEGPEQPSNASIAAMAKEHGLEYAYLPVVSGAITPEQVVEMAKLLKAMPQPILAFCRSGARSTFLYQLALQNS, encoded by the coding sequence ATGAGCGTTCATATTTCATGCCATAACCCCAATTTTGGAACCGCTGGTCAAATTGAGCCTACGGATGTTGCTCAAATTGCAAAGCAGGGCTACAAGAGCATTATTAATAATCGTCCTGATGGTGAGGAGGGCCCTGAGCAGCCCAGCAATGCCTCGATCGCTGCGATGGCTAAAGAGCACGGTCTGGAATATGCCTACTTGCCGGTTGTGAGTGGTGCAATTACTCCCGAGCAAGTGGTAGAGATGGCCAAGCTCCTCAAAGCAATGCCGCAGCCGATCTTAGCCTTTTGCCGCTCGGGTGCACGCTCAACCTTTTTGTATCAACTCGCCCTACAAAACTCCTAA
- a CDS encoding YeeE/YedE family protein — translation MNQNQSFFSNGSEYLIGVLFGLGLMISGMTNPAKILAFLDLAGNWDPSLIFVMGGAVLVGLVAFYLAKKRTQSFLGGAMHIPTRRDIDRPLIIGSAMFGVGWGLAGFCPGPALVSLGSGEMKALVFVIAMVAGMWLFERTQKKSV, via the coding sequence ATGAATCAAAATCAATCCTTCTTTTCAAACGGCAGTGAGTATCTCATCGGCGTTTTGTTTGGTCTTGGTCTAATGATTTCAGGGATGACCAATCCTGCCAAAATTTTGGCCTTCCTTGATCTGGCTGGTAATTGGGATCCATCCCTCATTTTTGTGATGGGCGGGGCGGTACTGGTTGGTTTAGTTGCCTTCTATTTAGCCAAGAAACGCACCCAAAGTTTTTTGGGTGGCGCAATGCATATTCCAACTCGGCGCGACATTGATCGGCCCTTAATCATTGGTAGCGCCATGTTTGGAGTGGGTTGGGGACTGGCTGGTTTTTGTCCAGGACCCGCGCTGGTTTCTCTCGGTTCCGGTGAAATGAAGGCCTTAGTTTTTGTCATCGCCATGGTTGCGGGGATGTGGCTGTTCGAGCGAACCCAGAAAAAGTCTGTTTAA
- a CDS encoding YeeE/YedE family protein: MTIDWTSFTPGPALAGGILLGIAAALYVLINGRILGISGILGGLLGPKKSDWLWRASFVLGLLTAPLWGKYVLQMNTTAVIDADYITLIVAGLLVGFGARYGSGCTSGHGICGLSRLSPRSLLATLTFMGCGFLVVYLVRHWI, translated from the coding sequence ATGACAATCGATTGGACATCCTTTACCCCAGGGCCCGCATTAGCAGGCGGCATTTTGTTAGGAATTGCGGCTGCGCTATACGTTCTCATCAACGGCCGCATTCTCGGAATCAGTGGCATTTTGGGTGGCCTGCTTGGTCCCAAGAAAAGCGATTGGTTATGGCGTGCCAGTTTTGTGTTGGGCTTATTAACTGCCCCTTTGTGGGGGAAGTATGTATTGCAGATGAACACGACCGCGGTCATTGATGCGGATTACATCACGCTCATCGTGGCTGGTTTATTGGTAGGCTTTGGTGCTCGCTATGGATCGGGTTGCACTAGTGGTCATGGTATTTGTGGCTTATCGCGCTTATCGCCACGCTCCTTGCTTGCGACCCTCACTTTTATGGGTTGCGGATTCTTAGTGGTGTATCTCGTACGGCATTGGATCTAA
- a CDS encoding YeeE/YedE family protein, with translation MTDLSPEQIRSLGSQALLITFAITAVLGAIMQRTNFCTLGAVSDGLLMEDWSRMRQWCLAIGIAILGVATMSHLGWIDVTKSLYTGNRVLYLSTFIGSVLFGIGMVLASGCGSKTLVRIGSGNLKSIVVFIVLGLVAYMTMRGFLGVLRTNSIDQVALNLQTTQDLPSVLSASVGMGKEQLRWILSIVIGGAFIAYALLKKSFWSVENLLAGVGVGLAITAIWWVSGHFAHLEEDPNTLQEAFLVTNSGRMESLSFVAPYAYSLDWLMFTSDKSKVLTIGIVAVLGMIAGSAISAIITKRFRWEAFRGVEDTANHLVGAALMGFGGVTAMGCTVGQGLSGISTLALNAFIALPGFFLGGYLGLQYLQWRMSPKPC, from the coding sequence ATGACTGATTTATCACCAGAGCAGATTCGCTCTCTGGGTAGTCAGGCTTTGCTGATTACCTTTGCCATCACTGCAGTGTTGGGTGCCATCATGCAGCGCACGAACTTTTGTACGCTTGGCGCCGTATCCGATGGCCTCCTCATGGAGGATTGGTCTCGTATGCGCCAATGGTGCTTAGCCATTGGCATCGCAATACTGGGGGTTGCTACGATGTCCCACCTTGGATGGATTGATGTCACCAAATCCCTCTATACCGGTAATCGCGTGCTCTATTTGTCTACCTTCATTGGTAGCGTTCTATTTGGGATCGGGATGGTTCTGGCATCGGGGTGCGGTAGCAAAACTCTGGTTCGGATCGGTAGCGGTAATTTGAAATCCATCGTGGTGTTTATTGTGTTGGGACTCGTTGCCTATATGACCATGCGTGGATTTTTAGGAGTCCTAAGAACCAATTCCATCGATCAGGTGGCATTGAATCTTCAAACCACACAGGATTTGCCCAGCGTTCTCTCAGCGAGTGTTGGCATGGGTAAAGAGCAATTGCGCTGGATTCTGTCGATTGTGATTGGTGGCGCCTTCATTGCCTACGCGCTCCTAAAGAAATCGTTTTGGAGTGTTGAGAATCTTCTAGCAGGCGTCGGGGTTGGTCTGGCGATTACCGCCATTTGGTGGGTATCTGGGCACTTTGCGCATCTTGAAGAGGACCCCAATACTTTGCAAGAAGCCTTCTTGGTGACGAACTCGGGTCGGATGGAAAGCCTCTCATTTGTGGCGCCGTATGCCTATTCTTTGGATTGGTTAATGTTCACGAGCGATAAATCCAAAGTACTCACGATTGGGATTGTGGCGGTCTTGGGCATGATTGCTGGCTCGGCGATTAGCGCCATCATCACCAAGCGTTTTCGTTGGGAGGCATTTCGGGGTGTGGAAGATACAGCCAATCATCTCGTGGGTGCTGCACTGATGGGATTTGGTGGAGTCACCGCGATGGGGTGCACGGTCGGGCAGGGCTTGAGTGGGATTTCAACTCTGGCACTTAATGCATTTATTGCGCTCCCTGGATTTTTCTTGGGAGGCTATTTGGGGCTTCAATACTTACAGTGGCGCATGAGTCCAAAACCCTGTTAA
- a CDS encoding cytochrome c family protein yields the protein MKTLSTLAILISVLGGLVAQPAMAAPNLANGKKIEDTKCYQCHAEKSGLGDGTLIYTRKDRRVKGLDRLKVMVARCNTELRLDLFPEDEADVVAYLNQQYYKFKP from the coding sequence ATGAAGACTTTATCGACCTTAGCAATTCTCATTAGTGTCTTGGGCGGATTAGTCGCGCAGCCTGCCATGGCGGCGCCCAACCTTGCCAATGGCAAGAAGATTGAAGATACCAAGTGCTATCAATGCCACGCTGAGAAGTCTGGCTTGGGTGATGGCACCTTGATTTACACCCGCAAAGATCGTCGGGTGAAGGGCTTGGATCGCTTGAAGGTGATGGTCGCACGTTGCAATACCGAGTTGCGCCTTGATCTATTCCCAGAGGATGAAGCGGACGTAGTCGCTTACCTCAACCAGCAATACTACAAATTTAAACCTTAG
- a CDS encoding DsrE family protein: MGFLAIGLSIGSNLASAEPTRVVYHIDDAATQGLKGLRNIRNHLDVSPQTKIIVVTHANGVDILMEGGKDKSGTEYAPLVAALKSRGVRFEVCEITLRNRNLKRDQFILDAEFTPSGVVRIADLQFKDKYAYIRP; encoded by the coding sequence ATGGGCTTTCTAGCCATCGGCCTATCCATTGGCTCTAATTTAGCTAGTGCCGAACCAACCCGGGTGGTTTATCACATCGATGATGCTGCCACCCAGGGTTTAAAAGGCTTGCGGAATATTCGTAATCACCTCGATGTCTCACCACAAACCAAAATTATTGTGGTGACCCATGCCAATGGGGTTGATATCCTGATGGAAGGTGGCAAGGATAAAAGTGGGACCGAATATGCGCCACTCGTTGCGGCCTTAAAGTCGCGCGGCGTACGTTTTGAGGTCTGCGAGATCACTTTGCGTAACCGCAACCTCAAGCGTGATCAATTTATCCTGGATGCCGAGTTCACCCCTTCAGGCGTGGTTCGCATTGCTGACCTGCAATTTAAGGATAAATACGCCTATATACGACCATAA
- the soxB gene encoding thiosulfohydrolase SoxB — MSFSRREFLQALAVASAGGMSLQSNFSHAQSAAQKFYDLPKFGNVHFLHFTDCHAQLLPIYFREPNVNLGIGAQEGKPPHLVGEYLLKFYGVKPGTRDAHAFTYLDFAAAAKTYGKVGGFAHLSTLVKQIKANRPGALLLDGGDTWQGSGTALWTNGQDMVDACLAMGVDVMTPHWEMTLGEKRVMEIVEKDFRGKVSFVAQNIKTADFGDAVFAPYAMKTMNGVQVAVVGQAFPYTPIANPRYFTPNWTFGIQEENMQKVVDEARAKGAKVVVVLSHNGMDVDLKMASRVRGIDAIMGGHTHDGVPAPVKVKNPGGVTLVTNAGSNGKFLGVLDFDVKGGKVTDFRYKLLPVFSNLLPADAGMSALIKKIRAPYESKLAEKLAVTDGLLYRRGNFNGSFDQVILDGLLKQKNAEISFSPGFRWGTSLLPGESITMEHLLDQTAITYPYTTVTNMSGEMIKTVLEDVADNLFNPDPYYQQGGDMVRVGGLQYTIDPAGGAGKRISEMRLNGNLIEAGKTYKVAGWAPVSEEAKNAGGEAIWDLMARHLREVKTIKAVKLNEPVIKGVKGNPGMAPI, encoded by the coding sequence ATGTCTTTTAGTAGACGGGAGTTTCTACAAGCCCTTGCGGTGGCGTCGGCTGGTGGGATGAGCTTGCAGTCCAATTTTTCTCATGCTCAAAGTGCTGCACAGAAGTTTTATGACCTGCCAAAGTTTGGCAATGTGCATTTCTTACACTTTACCGATTGCCATGCGCAATTGCTCCCAATCTACTTTCGTGAACCCAATGTCAATTTAGGCATTGGCGCTCAGGAGGGCAAGCCACCTCATTTAGTGGGTGAGTATCTATTGAAGTTCTATGGGGTGAAACCTGGAACGCGCGATGCCCATGCCTTTACCTATTTAGACTTTGCTGCTGCTGCGAAGACCTATGGCAAGGTGGGCGGCTTTGCTCATCTCTCCACCTTGGTCAAACAAATCAAGGCTAACCGTCCTGGTGCCTTATTGCTCGATGGTGGTGATACCTGGCAGGGCTCAGGAACTGCGCTTTGGACCAACGGTCAGGATATGGTGGATGCCTGTCTAGCGATGGGTGTGGACGTAATGACCCCCCATTGGGAAATGACCTTGGGTGAGAAGCGCGTCATGGAGATTGTGGAGAAGGATTTCCGGGGCAAGGTCTCGTTTGTGGCACAAAACATTAAGACCGCCGACTTTGGCGATGCGGTCTTTGCACCGTATGCGATGAAGACCATGAATGGTGTTCAGGTTGCCGTAGTTGGCCAAGCATTCCCCTACACACCGATTGCGAACCCGCGGTATTTCACGCCCAACTGGACCTTTGGTATTCAAGAAGAGAATATGCAAAAGGTGGTTGATGAAGCGCGTGCGAAGGGTGCAAAAGTCGTTGTGGTTCTCTCGCACAATGGTATGGATGTGGATTTAAAGATGGCCTCCCGCGTACGGGGTATTGATGCCATCATGGGCGGCCATACGCACGATGGCGTGCCAGCACCCGTTAAAGTGAAAAATCCTGGTGGCGTCACCTTAGTTACCAATGCTGGATCAAACGGTAAGTTCTTGGGCGTTTTGGATTTTGATGTGAAGGGCGGCAAAGTGACCGACTTCCGCTACAAACTTTTGCCTGTGTTCTCCAACTTATTACCCGCAGACGCAGGAATGAGTGCCTTAATAAAGAAGATTCGGGCGCCATATGAGTCTAAGCTTGCTGAGAAGCTCGCAGTGACCGATGGCCTCTTGTATCGCCGTGGTAACTTCAATGGTAGTTTTGATCAAGTGATCTTAGATGGTCTCTTAAAGCAAAAGAATGCAGAGATCTCATTCTCACCGGGCTTTCGCTGGGGTACCTCTTTATTGCCTGGTGAGTCCATCACCATGGAGCATCTGCTCGATCAAACCGCGATTACCTATCCCTACACCACGGTCACCAATATGAGTGGCGAGATGATCAAAACAGTATTAGAAGACGTGGCTGATAACTTATTCAACCCTGATCCTTACTACCAACAGGGTGGCGATATGGTTCGGGTTGGTGGCTTGCAATACACGATTGATCCAGCGGGTGGCGCTGGCAAGCGCATCTCCGAGATGCGTCTGAATGGCAATCTGATTGAAGCAGGTAAGACCTACAAAGTAGCTGGCTGGGCGCCAGTTTCAGAAGAGGCTAAGAATGCCGGTGGCGAAGCCATTTGGGATTTAATGGCGCGGCATTTGCGGGAAGTCAAAACCATTAAGGCGGTCAAGCTCAATGAGCCCGTCATCAAAGGCGTTAAAGGTAATCCGGGGATGGCCCCAATCTAG
- the soxX gene encoding sulfur oxidation c-type cytochrome SoxX yields MNNKYLITAATLLALPMGSALADAKFDKMMQDSFRSVGIASVDRLKQDAAQKYCSDPAVLAGKGNPKQAESIQKANMATIKQPADGKYIGDWKAGERVAQSGRGATWTDKADAANGGGCYNCHQINKAELSYGNIGPSLWNYGKLRGYSKEVVTYTWNRIYNSKAYNVCSNMPRFGHFNLLTEKQMQDVMALLLDPNSPVNQ; encoded by the coding sequence ATGAATAATAAATATCTAATTACAGCAGCAACTTTATTGGCCTTGCCCATGGGTTCTGCCTTAGCTGATGCAAAGTTTGACAAGATGATGCAAGACAGCTTTCGTAGTGTTGGAATTGCATCGGTTGATCGTCTGAAGCAAGATGCTGCACAAAAGTATTGCTCGGATCCTGCGGTATTGGCAGGCAAGGGCAACCCCAAGCAGGCTGAGTCGATTCAGAAAGCCAATATGGCGACCATTAAGCAACCAGCTGATGGCAAATACATCGGCGATTGGAAGGCCGGTGAGCGAGTTGCACAGAGTGGTCGCGGCGCAACCTGGACCGATAAAGCCGATGCTGCGAATGGTGGTGGTTGCTATAACTGCCATCAAATTAATAAAGCAGAACTTTCCTATGGAAACATTGGCCCAAGCCTCTGGAACTACGGCAAGTTACGCGGTTACAGCAAGGAAGTTGTGACCTATACCTGGAATCGGATTTATAACTCCAAGGCTTATAACGTGTGCAGCAATATGCCGCGCTTTGGTCACTTCAACTTATTGACCGAGAAGCAAATGCAAGACGTGATGGCTCTGTTATTAGATCCGAACTCCCCCGTTAATCAGTAA
- the soxA gene encoding sulfur oxidation c-type cytochrome SoxA — MRQHWTRGALIVSSLFVLQACTTLEPPKKAAAPAPAPQAAASAAPAGAPTAEIEKYRAMIADGNPSDLYEMAGEELWKKAMGPKNATLEKCDLGLGPGVVKGVYAVLPKYFKDTNKVQDLESRIVTCMERLQGFDGKEIIAGSFGKGKRKDVEAIVAYVVANSKGATINVSVKHPKEKEMYELGKKSFFYQAGPMDFSCASCHADPGKRIRLQDLPDLTQQKGAALGWGAWPAYRVSSGTFWTMQYRLNDCYRQQRFPEPIYISDDTIAVSMYMAVTANGGKMAAPGLKR; from the coding sequence ATGAGACAACATTGGACTCGCGGGGCACTGATTGTGTCATCGCTATTTGTTCTGCAAGCATGTACTACGCTTGAGCCGCCCAAAAAAGCAGCGGCACCCGCACCGGCTCCACAGGCAGCAGCTTCTGCTGCGCCAGCAGGTGCGCCAACGGCTGAGATTGAGAAGTACCGTGCAATGATTGCCGATGGTAATCCCTCTGATTTGTATGAAATGGCTGGCGAGGAACTGTGGAAGAAAGCCATGGGCCCTAAGAATGCCACTCTTGAAAAATGCGATTTAGGTCTAGGGCCTGGCGTTGTCAAGGGCGTTTATGCGGTGCTGCCTAAGTACTTTAAAGACACCAATAAAGTCCAAGATCTTGAGTCACGTATTGTGACCTGTATGGAGCGCCTGCAAGGCTTTGACGGCAAAGAAATCATTGCTGGTAGCTTTGGAAAAGGTAAGCGCAAAGACGTTGAGGCGATTGTTGCTTATGTAGTTGCTAACTCCAAAGGCGCAACCATCAATGTTTCCGTGAAACATCCCAAAGAAAAAGAAATGTACGAGCTTGGTAAGAAGTCATTCTTCTATCAAGCCGGTCCGATGGATTTCTCCTGCGCATCCTGCCATGCTGATCCTGGTAAGCGGATTCGCTTGCAAGATTTACCTGATTTAACCCAACAAAAGGGCGCAGCGCTTGGTTGGGGTGCTTGGCCAGCGTATCGCGTATCAAGCGGTACCTTCTGGACCATGCAATACCGTTTGAACGATTGTTATCGTCAGCAACGTTTCCCAGAGCCAATCTATATATCCGATGACACGATTGCGGTCTCGATGTATATGGCAGTCACGGCAAATGGCGGCAAGATGGCTGCCCCTGGTTTGAAACGCTAA